Genomic DNA from Streptomyces sp. NBC_01571:
GCCGGCGGCGCCGTGCAGGGGCCCCTCGAGCACGCCCAGGCCCGCGGACACGGCGGCGTACGGGTGCGCCCGGGCCGACGCGGCGACCCGTACCGCGAGCGTCGAGGCGGCCAGGTCGTGGTCGACGAGGAGGCCGAGTGCCGTGTCCAGTACGCGCAATGACGCCGCGTCAGGTGTCCGGCCGGTAAGGCGCGGCCACAGGCGGTGGGCCAGCGGGCCCTCGTCGCGATGGTCGTGCCGCTTCGGGGGGAGGGCGGCGACGAGGGTGGGGATGAGAGTGCGCGCGGTGCCGAGGACGGCGCTCTCCGACAGGTCGAAGCGCAGCGGATCGGCGGCCGAGGCGGCGATCGCGGCGACGCGCAGCCGGTCCGTCGGGCCGCTGTGTTCGGGCAGCGCGTCGACGGCGCGGCGGGCGGCGGCGACGGTCGCCGCCGGCGCGGTGAACGTGATGCCGGGGCGCAGCTGTCCGGTCCACAGCCATTCGGCGATCTCTTCGTAGGAGTGGCGTGCGGCCAGTTCGGTCGCGTCGACACCGCGGTAGTAGTACCGGTCCTCGTCGATCAAGGTGATGCGGGTACGGACGGACAGCTCGCCGCCCGCGCTCGAACTCCCGCTGGAATCGCGCCTGTTGCGTCGAGCGAGCGCCTCCACCT
This window encodes:
- a CDS encoding citrate synthase, yielding MRDQEPGAPAHADRRLSTRETADLLGVKSETVYAYVSRGQLSSRRDAGGRGSTFDAAEVEALARRNRRDSSGSSSAGGELSVRTRITLIDEDRYYYRGVDATELAARHSYEEIAEWLWTGQLRPGITFTAPAATVAAARRAVDALPEHSGPTDRLRVAAIAASAADPLRFDLSESAVLGTARTLIPTLVAALPPKRHDHRDEGPLAHRLWPRLTGRTPDAASLRVLDTALGLLVDHDLAASTLAVRVAASARAHPYAAVSAGLGVLEGPLHGAAGGLAHRLLLDVLDQGTAAPVVADELRAGRRVPGLGHRLYPGEDPRARALFALLEEVPGATPALAAARDIVTTTARHTPLHANVDLALAVLTVSSGMSASAPETVFAVARTAGWIAHTLEEYGERPLRMRPSGQYVGARPPQPLP